The following coding sequences lie in one Thalassoglobus polymorphus genomic window:
- a CDS encoding mannose-1-phosphate guanylyltransferase produces MLHAVIMAGGSGTRFWPLSRQALPKQFLTLAGERSLIQAAFDRCQPMILGERFWVVTNESMIETTAEHLPEVPKTHLIPEPCGRNTAPCVGLAALLLAQEDPDAIMLVMPADHVISPIENFQEAVLNAVNVVKKDPEQLVLFGVPPTSPATGYGYIERCTSISNGVFKVASFREKPDRPTAEEYLQQGTFYWNCGIFVWKAQTILNELEKHQPEIFAQLKQLQKSINTPAWDSALAECFPKMPSISIDYAVLEKSKKIAVVEAPFDWDDVGSLEAMSRLNSTDENGNTVIGTACLVDSKDNIVRSSTGHTVGLLGIKNCIVVHTPDATLVADRTDENAIRELVAALKEQGHHNVL; encoded by the coding sequence ATGCTTCATGCAGTCATTATGGCGGGAGGAAGCGGGACTCGCTTTTGGCCACTCAGCCGCCAAGCTCTACCGAAACAGTTTCTCACTCTCGCTGGTGAGAGATCACTCATTCAAGCCGCATTTGATCGCTGCCAGCCGATGATCCTCGGGGAGCGCTTTTGGGTGGTCACAAATGAATCGATGATCGAGACAACAGCTGAACACCTGCCGGAAGTGCCAAAGACTCACTTGATCCCTGAACCGTGCGGGCGAAACACCGCTCCCTGTGTCGGTCTGGCAGCTCTCTTACTCGCACAGGAAGATCCCGATGCCATCATGCTCGTGATGCCCGCAGATCACGTGATTTCTCCGATTGAAAATTTTCAGGAGGCTGTTCTGAATGCGGTGAATGTGGTCAAGAAAGATCCAGAACAATTAGTTTTGTTTGGCGTTCCACCGACATCACCCGCAACAGGATACGGGTACATTGAACGCTGCACATCAATCTCCAATGGAGTTTTCAAGGTTGCTTCTTTCCGCGAAAAACCTGATCGACCGACAGCAGAAGAGTATCTCCAACAGGGAACTTTTTACTGGAACTGTGGGATTTTTGTCTGGAAAGCACAGACGATTCTCAATGAACTCGAGAAGCATCAGCCCGAGATTTTCGCACAACTCAAACAGTTGCAAAAATCAATAAACACGCCCGCGTGGGATTCTGCACTGGCGGAATGTTTTCCGAAGATGCCATCCATCTCGATCGACTATGCAGTACTCGAAAAGAGCAAGAAAATCGCCGTTGTTGAAGCGCCCTTCGATTGGGATGACGTCGGCAGTCTGGAAGCGATGTCTCGCTTGAATTCGACGGACGAAAATGGCAATACCGTCATCGGCACTGCCTGCCTCGTTGACTCGAAGGACAACATCGTCCGGTCTTCGACGGGGCACACTGTTGGCCTGCTCGGAATCAAAAACTGTATCGTCGTGCATACTCCCGACGCGACGCTTGTCGCTGACCGAACAGACGAAAACGCAATCCGTGAACTGGTCGCTGCCCTCAAAGAACAAGGACACCACAATGTCCTCTGA
- the ruvX gene encoding Holliday junction resolvase RuvX: MSSDTINEDFPREGQLLGVDYGTVRVGLAISTREQNIASPLEIYNRRSEHQDGKYFAELVADYRIKGLVVGLPMHVNGEEGESARHAREYGHWLAEVTGGLPILFWDERYTSAVAEDHLIGVDLTRKQRKKRLDMIAAQIILQAYLDTTAKREQIAREEAESSEQDEEDETTADS, encoded by the coding sequence ATGTCCTCTGATACCATCAACGAAGATTTTCCTCGTGAAGGTCAGCTTCTCGGAGTCGACTACGGAACCGTCCGAGTCGGCTTGGCGATCTCGACTCGAGAGCAAAACATCGCCAGTCCACTGGAAATTTATAATCGTAGAAGCGAACACCAGGACGGAAAATACTTCGCCGAACTGGTCGCAGATTACCGCATAAAAGGACTCGTCGTTGGATTGCCAATGCACGTGAACGGCGAGGAAGGCGAAAGCGCCCGCCACGCTCGCGAGTACGGCCATTGGCTCGCTGAAGTCACCGGTGGTCTCCCGATCCTGTTTTGGGATGAACGCTACACCTCAGCCGTTGCTGAGGATCACCTCATCGGTGTAGACCTTACTCGCAAGCAAAGAAAAAAACGTCTTGATATGATCGCCGCCCAGATCATTCTCCAGGCCTATCTCGACACCACAGCCAAGCGAGAGCAGATCGCCAGGGAAGAAGCTGAATCTTCGGAGCAAGACGAAGAAGACGAAACAACAGCCGACTCTTGA
- a CDS encoding formylglycine-generating enzyme family protein, with product MMWRTTLLLLLGTIQLYGCGDSKSVPPPPVKKAVSTPPPPVARPSVPKPKALSPAPKQSKSSTSSQSKNDEERAYTSNDFELQSIGPTVEVIPPQSAPPQNRFAVVKPASDSSKLTVELPSNKAGRTQQFEKSNLKLPGGFVHAPDELFNERGFPQRIVCTADGAEMVLIDGGVFTQGTDQGPPESQPEHLAFVSPFYMDVTEVTLEMFRKFQRQAAEAKPVIKIARAPLNEKTGDGHDPVLGVAWKDAASYATMFGKALPTEAEWERAARGSSGNRYPWGNGRRPITPASADAILAVGSRPTDLTPTGLFDMAGNAREWTRDWYADDAYQKAIPKDGSPVRNSEGPRMAGRSGERVVRGSRTHWNLWERTGENVRGGQEDVSFRCILRITDEMIISTDRAGQPNSTSPPNQSNRRPNNPGF from the coding sequence ATGATGTGGCGAACGACCTTACTTTTGCTGTTAGGAACGATTCAACTCTATGGGTGCGGAGATTCGAAAAGCGTGCCTCCTCCTCCAGTCAAGAAGGCTGTCTCGACTCCACCTCCGCCAGTTGCCCGCCCATCAGTTCCGAAACCAAAAGCGTTATCCCCAGCACCAAAACAGTCAAAGTCGTCTACGTCATCTCAGTCGAAAAACGATGAAGAAAGAGCTTATACCTCTAACGATTTTGAATTGCAGAGCATTGGTCCAACGGTCGAAGTGATTCCCCCACAGAGTGCTCCGCCGCAAAATCGTTTCGCGGTCGTCAAACCTGCTTCCGATAGCTCAAAACTCACGGTCGAGCTTCCCAGCAACAAAGCGGGAAGAACTCAGCAATTCGAGAAATCAAACTTGAAGTTGCCGGGCGGATTTGTTCACGCACCAGACGAGTTGTTCAACGAGCGGGGATTTCCTCAGCGAATTGTTTGTACTGCTGATGGAGCCGAAATGGTGCTCATTGATGGGGGTGTCTTCACGCAGGGGACCGATCAAGGCCCACCGGAATCACAACCTGAGCACCTTGCGTTTGTGTCCCCATTTTATATGGATGTCACAGAGGTGACTCTCGAGATGTTTCGAAAGTTTCAGAGACAAGCTGCCGAAGCGAAACCTGTCATCAAGATCGCGAGAGCACCGTTGAATGAGAAGACTGGCGACGGGCATGATCCAGTTTTGGGAGTCGCGTGGAAGGACGCAGCCAGCTATGCCACGATGTTTGGAAAAGCTCTGCCAACAGAGGCAGAATGGGAACGTGCTGCTCGCGGCTCAAGTGGAAATCGATATCCCTGGGGGAATGGACGCCGCCCGATTACTCCAGCTTCCGCTGACGCGATTCTGGCAGTCGGTTCGCGGCCCACGGACCTCACACCGACGGGACTCTTCGATATGGCTGGGAATGCGAGAGAATGGACTCGGGACTGGTATGCGGACGATGCGTATCAAAAAGCGATCCCAAAAGATGGAAGCCCAGTTCGAAACTCAGAAGGTCCGCGCATGGCAGGGCGATCCGGAGAACGGGTCGTTCGTGGATCGCGGACTCACTGGAACCTGTGGGAACGTACAGGAGAGAATGTTCGTGGAGGGCAGGAGGACGTCAGCTTTCGGTGCATCCTGCGAATCACAGACGAGATGATCATCTCCACAGACCGTGCAGGTCAGCCAAATTCAACATCACCACCGAATCAATCCAACCGGCGACCAAACAACCCCGGATTTTAG
- the truA gene encoding tRNA pseudouridine(38-40) synthase TruA: protein MKTIRLRIAYEGTNYAGWQTQPNQRTIQGEVERAIQKLTGQPVSLLCAGRTDSGVHALGQVASFRSDFSIPPNRWRPALQSKLPDDIVILESDEVPEDFHATFAAKSKRYRYVIYNSVVDHPFWRRFVWRISQKLDAEAMNEAAQSLVGKHDFRSFESHWPNKATSIRTIKELSVHRSGQWDLWSPEHTRSQSRSELQNQPQSDDGDFICLEIEADGFLYNMVRTIMGTLVNVGRGTWTAADIERILHAQDRTIAGGTAPASGLFMAQVYYDV, encoded by the coding sequence ATGAAAACTATTCGACTACGTATTGCCTACGAGGGGACCAACTACGCTGGTTGGCAAACTCAACCAAATCAACGGACGATTCAAGGTGAAGTCGAACGCGCCATTCAGAAATTGACGGGACAACCTGTAAGCCTGCTCTGCGCTGGCCGGACCGATTCCGGTGTTCATGCATTGGGACAGGTTGCAAGTTTTCGCAGCGACTTCAGTATCCCACCCAACCGATGGCGACCGGCGCTGCAATCAAAACTCCCTGACGACATCGTCATTCTCGAGTCGGACGAAGTCCCTGAAGACTTTCATGCAACGTTTGCTGCGAAATCGAAGCGGTATCGATACGTGATTTATAACAGCGTTGTTGACCATCCATTCTGGCGACGGTTCGTCTGGAGAATCAGTCAAAAACTGGATGCCGAGGCAATGAATGAAGCTGCCCAAAGTCTCGTCGGGAAGCATGACTTTCGAAGCTTTGAATCGCACTGGCCAAACAAAGCGACTTCAATCAGGACCATCAAAGAGTTATCGGTTCACCGGAGTGGTCAATGGGACTTGTGGTCGCCAGAGCATACGCGAAGCCAATCCAGGAGCGAACTTCAGAATCAGCCACAGAGTGATGACGGCGACTTCATTTGTCTGGAAATTGAAGCTGATGGCTTCCTCTATAATATGGTGAGAACCATCATGGGAACCCTGGTCAATGTTGGTCGCGGAACCTGGACTGCCGCCGATATAGAAAGAATTCTCCATGCCCAGGACCGAACGATCGCAGGCGGAACCGCGCCGGCATCGGGACTCTTTATGGCACAGGTTTACTATGATGTGTAA
- a CDS encoding NUDIX hydrolase: MAKREIETLYQGKHLQLQKRRHWEFASRTQGTGVVAIVAVTTDQQLVLTEQFRPPIQKKVVDLPAGLAGDIAGEEQESFESAARRELIEETGFVGETFEYIFSGPSSAGMTTEMIDFYLACDVEQVEEGGGDETEDIKVHVIPMKKIKAWLKRKETSKTCIDPKVYAALGILSLYTS; this comes from the coding sequence ATGGCAAAAAGAGAGATCGAGACACTCTACCAAGGCAAACATTTGCAACTGCAAAAGCGCAGGCATTGGGAATTTGCCTCGCGGACTCAGGGGACAGGAGTCGTCGCGATTGTCGCCGTCACGACGGATCAGCAGTTGGTTCTCACAGAACAGTTCCGACCACCGATTCAAAAGAAAGTGGTAGACCTTCCTGCAGGCTTAGCAGGGGACATTGCCGGTGAAGAACAGGAGTCGTTTGAATCCGCCGCGCGTCGTGAGCTGATCGAAGAAACCGGGTTTGTTGGGGAAACTTTCGAGTACATCTTCTCCGGTCCTTCTTCAGCCGGGATGACCACCGAAATGATCGACTTTTATTTAGCCTGCGATGTTGAGCAAGTCGAAGAGGGTGGCGGCGATGAAACGGAAGACATCAAAGTGCATGTCATTCCGATGAAGAAAATCAAAGCTTGGCTGAAACGTAAAGAGACTTCGAAAACCTGCATCGACCCCAAAGTGTATGCAGCTCTTGGAATTCTCTCGCTTTACACATCATAG